From a single Paenibacillus sp. FSL W8-0426 genomic region:
- a CDS encoding polysaccharide deacetylase family protein produces MKKQTKKLAAVLAGLAVVVLAGQADGVRTYISEIREGPGTQNAFDMFKEATGEDALLEAIRKKAEETKVAPINARVDRVWKAIPGYNGLEIDVEATYRKALGGSLNTKLSYVYRETKPEIGLEDLGAHPIYRGNPEKPMVSFMINVAWGNEYIKPMLDTLDAEKVKATFFLDGSWLSKNAELAKEIQKRGHEMSNHAYSHPDMSRLSAERARQEIAKTEELLKQTLGVDNQWFAPPSGDFNQKTVEIASSMGLKTVLWTLDTVDWRKPSPDAVVHKISQKVEAGTLILMHPTASASGALKGMIDSIRAKGLTLGTVSETLSSNRVAKASVE; encoded by the coding sequence GTGAAAAAACAAACGAAAAAACTGGCTGCTGTCCTGGCAGGTTTGGCAGTGGTCGTGCTGGCCGGACAAGCGGATGGTGTTCGTACATACATTTCGGAGATACGGGAGGGCCCAGGCACTCAAAATGCGTTCGACATGTTTAAAGAAGCTACTGGAGAGGACGCGCTGCTGGAAGCCATTCGGAAAAAGGCGGAAGAGACAAAGGTTGCCCCCATCAATGCCAGGGTTGATCGGGTCTGGAAGGCCATTCCGGGTTATAATGGTTTGGAAATCGATGTGGAGGCCACTTACCGCAAAGCCCTTGGAGGCTCACTGAATACGAAGCTTTCGTATGTGTACCGTGAGACCAAACCCGAAATCGGGCTTGAAGACTTGGGAGCACACCCGATTTATCGTGGGAACCCCGAGAAGCCAATGGTTTCATTTATGATCAACGTAGCCTGGGGAAACGAATACATCAAACCGATGCTGGACACGCTGGATGCCGAAAAGGTGAAGGCGACCTTTTTTCTGGACGGCAGTTGGCTAAGCAAAAACGCGGAGCTGGCCAAGGAAATTCAGAAACGGGGACATGAAATGTCCAACCATGCGTATTCGCATCCAGACATGAGCCGATTGAGCGCGGAGCGGGCGAGACAGGAAATCGCGAAAACGGAAGAACTCCTGAAGCAAACGCTGGGTGTGGACAACCAATGGTTTGCCCCACCGTCCGGGGATTTCAACCAAAAGACAGTCGAGATCGCTTCCAGCATGGGGCTTAAAACCGTGTTGTGGACGCTGGATACGGTGGACTGGCGCAAACCAAGTCCGGATGCCGTTGTTCATAAAATTTCGCAAAAGGTGGAGGCAGGAACATTGATTTTGATGCACCCGACAGCGTCTGCTTCCGGAGCACTGAAGGGCATGATTGACTCCATCCGCGCCAAGGGACTTACGCTTGGAACGGTCAGTGAGACGTTGTCCTCAAACCGGGTGGCGAAGGCGTCGGTTGAGTGA
- a CDS encoding pitrilysin family protein produces the protein MKKIQLGNGLRVVLEQIPTCRSVSFGIWVKTGSRNERSESNGVSHFIEHMLFKGTDRFDAKAIAEQFDAIGGNVNAFTSKEYTCYYAKVLDEHLPIAVDVLSDMFFRSKFDDEELLKEKNVILEEISMYEDTPDDMVHDLMAQAAYGEHPLAYPILGTEERLKAMDSSHLRAYMNEHYTIENTVISIAGNIDDSVIDLMEKHFGAFDLHGKTDEVELPKFQSGQLFHKKKTEQNHICISFPGCKIGDPLQFAMVVLNNAIGGGMSSRLFQEIREKRGLAYSVYSYHSSHADSGLFTIYAGTAPKQTKEVLDLTKEVLRDLAVNGLSDDELRKGKEQLKGSLILSLESTGSRMNRLGKNELMLGRHHTLDEMIAKIEQVTMDDIDAVLDLMFAEPFALAMVGASDRSIAGLRRDDFVALRSNSKTSGQ, from the coding sequence GTGAAAAAAATTCAGCTGGGCAATGGCCTCAGAGTAGTGCTGGAACAAATTCCGACCTGTCGTTCCGTGTCATTCGGAATATGGGTCAAAACCGGCTCGCGCAACGAGCGGTCTGAAAGCAACGGGGTGTCCCACTTTATCGAGCATATGCTGTTTAAAGGCACCGATCGTTTTGATGCCAAAGCGATCGCGGAGCAATTCGACGCCATTGGCGGCAACGTGAATGCTTTTACTTCCAAAGAATACACTTGTTACTACGCAAAAGTATTGGATGAGCATTTGCCGATCGCCGTAGATGTGCTGTCCGATATGTTCTTTCGGTCCAAATTCGACGATGAAGAGTTGTTGAAAGAAAAAAACGTCATTCTGGAAGAAATCTCGATGTACGAAGATACGCCGGATGACATGGTCCATGACCTTATGGCCCAAGCTGCATATGGAGAACACCCGCTGGCTTATCCGATTCTGGGAACGGAAGAGCGGCTTAAAGCGATGGATTCGAGCCATCTGCGGGCGTACATGAACGAACATTATACCATTGAAAATACGGTGATCAGCATTGCGGGCAACATTGACGACAGCGTCATCGATTTGATGGAAAAACACTTTGGGGCGTTTGACCTTCATGGAAAAACGGATGAAGTCGAACTGCCCAAATTCCAGAGCGGTCAACTCTTCCATAAGAAGAAAACCGAGCAGAACCATATCTGCATTTCGTTCCCGGGTTGCAAAATCGGAGATCCGCTGCAATTTGCCATGGTTGTGTTGAACAATGCCATCGGCGGCGGCATGAGCTCGAGACTGTTTCAGGAAATCCGGGAAAAGCGCGGGCTTGCGTATTCCGTATATTCCTACCACAGCTCCCATGCAGACAGCGGTCTGTTTACCATATATGCAGGAACCGCGCCAAAACAGACGAAGGAAGTGCTTGATCTTACCAAAGAAGTGCTGCGTGATCTTGCCGTCAACGGACTGTCCGACGATGAACTTCGCAAAGGCAAGGAGCAGCTGAAAGGCAGCCTGATCCTAAGTTTGGAGAGCACGGGCAGCCGCATGAATCGGCTTGGCAAAAACGAGCTGATGCTTGGGCGTCACCATACGTTGGATGAAATGATCGCCAAAATAGAACAAGTAACGATGGACGATATCGATGCCGTGCTGGACCTGATGTTCGCCGAGCCTTTCGCGCTCGCCATGGTCGGTGCCTCCGATCGCTCCATCGCTGGATTAAGAAGGGATGATTTCGTTGCACTACGTTCAAATTCAAAAACTTCCGGGCAATGA
- the dut gene encoding dUTP diphosphatase, whose product MISLHYVQIQKLPGNEDIKLPQKMSELASGFDVVAALQEELVLQPGERALIPTGLAMAMPAGLEAQVRPRSGLAFKHGITCLNTPGTIDADYRGEVKVLLINLGQEPFTIVRGERIAQIVFQTVPDVQLTEVSELSETVRGAGGFGHTGK is encoded by the coding sequence ATGATTTCGTTGCACTACGTTCAAATTCAAAAACTTCCGGGCAATGAGGATATCAAGCTGCCGCAAAAAATGTCGGAGCTGGCCTCCGGCTTTGACGTTGTCGCTGCTTTGCAGGAGGAGCTCGTCCTGCAGCCGGGCGAACGCGCACTGATCCCGACAGGACTTGCCATGGCCATGCCGGCCGGGCTTGAAGCCCAGGTGCGTCCGCGCAGCGGCCTTGCTTTCAAACATGGCATCACATGCCTGAATACGCCGGGTACCATCGATGCGGACTATCGCGGGGAAGTCAAAGTGCTGTTGATCAATCTTGGACAGGAGCCTTTCACGATCGTACGCGGGGAGCGCATCGCTCAGATCGTATTCCAGACCGTGCCTGACGTACAGTTGACCGAGGTTAGCGAATTGTCTGAAACCGTTCGGGGTGCTGGCGGGTTTGGACATACCGGAAAATAA
- the dpsA gene encoding dipicolinate synthase subunit DpsA: protein MLTGVRIVVLGGDARQLEVIHKCAELDATISVVGFDKLERPIEGIEHQPLEDSVFASADVLVLPVVGCDDQGKVSATFSDLPLVLKREHVSALPEHCIVFTGMAKPYLRELCRENGLRLMEVLDRDEIALYNSIPTAEGAVAMAIRETDFTIHGSKSIVLGLGRTGFTMAKTLQGLGADIRVGVRREEDVARAAVMGWKPFLTTDLAAQTGEVDLLFNTIPTMIITAQILSRMPQKAVIIDLASAPGGCDFRFAEKRGIKALLAPGLPGIVAPKTAGGIIADALIRLLLEEQNAREVER, encoded by the coding sequence ATGCTGACCGGAGTCCGGATTGTCGTTCTGGGCGGAGATGCGCGGCAGCTTGAAGTCATTCATAAATGTGCGGAGCTGGATGCCACAATCAGTGTGGTCGGCTTCGACAAGCTGGAGCGCCCGATCGAAGGGATTGAGCATCAGCCATTGGAGGACAGCGTATTCGCTTCGGCCGATGTGTTGGTTTTGCCTGTCGTGGGTTGTGATGATCAAGGGAAGGTAAGTGCAACGTTCAGCGATCTGCCGCTTGTTTTGAAAAGGGAGCATGTGTCTGCATTGCCCGAGCATTGCATTGTGTTTACAGGCATGGCTAAGCCGTATTTGCGCGAGCTGTGCCGGGAGAACGGGTTAAGATTGATGGAAGTGCTGGACCGTGACGAGATTGCCCTATATAACTCCATTCCCACGGCTGAAGGCGCAGTTGCGATGGCAATCCGGGAGACAGACTTTACGATTCACGGCTCGAAGAGCATCGTGCTGGGCCTTGGTCGAACGGGATTCACAATGGCGAAAACGCTGCAGGGCCTCGGAGCTGATATCCGGGTTGGCGTGAGGCGTGAGGAGGATGTGGCGCGTGCAGCCGTCATGGGCTGGAAGCCTTTTTTGACAACGGATTTGGCCGCTCAAACGGGGGAAGTCGACTTGCTTTTTAATACGATACCGACTATGATTATCACAGCACAAATCCTGTCTAGAATGCCGCAAAAAGCAGTGATTATCGATCTTGCATCCGCCCCTGGCGGCTGTGATTTCCGATTTGCTGAAAAACGCGGCATCAAGGCGCTGCTGGCGCCAGGTCTCCCCGGCATTGTTGCTCCCAAAACGGCTGGCGGCATTATTGCCGACGCGTTGATCCGTTTGCTTTTGGAAGAACAAAACGCACGGGAGGTTGAACGATGA
- a CDS encoding dipicolinate synthase subunit B: MNWQGKTVGYAITGSHCTFEEVMPVISRFVAEGANVVPIISNSVLTTDTRFGTAQNWHKQLKDITGNDIISSIVEAEPLGPSKLLDVLVIAPCTGNTTSKLANAMTDSPVLMAAKAQMRNQRPVVLAISTNDGLGLNAANIAKLLVAKHMYFVPFGQDDPVRKPNSLVAKMELIPEACWSALEGRQLQPMIVERSAKA, from the coding sequence ATGAACTGGCAGGGAAAAACGGTGGGTTATGCAATTACGGGTTCTCATTGTACATTTGAAGAGGTCATGCCGGTGATCAGCCGGTTTGTAGCGGAAGGGGCGAATGTGGTCCCGATCATATCGAATTCGGTATTGACGACGGACACGCGCTTTGGCACGGCTCAAAATTGGCACAAACAGTTGAAGGACATTACCGGAAATGATATCATTTCCTCGATTGTCGAGGCGGAGCCATTAGGACCGTCCAAACTGCTTGATGTACTTGTCATCGCCCCATGTACGGGCAACACAACCAGCAAGCTGGCCAATGCGATGACCGACAGTCCCGTACTGATGGCAGCCAAGGCGCAGATGCGTAATCAGCGTCCGGTCGTGCTGGCGATTTCGACGAACGATGGTCTTGGACTGAACGCCGCGAACATTGCCAAACTGCTCGTGGCCAAACATATGTACTTCGTGCCGTTCGGGCAGGATGATCCGGTGAGAAAACCGAATTCGCTCGTGGCCAAAATGGAATTGATACCGGAAGCCTGCTGGAGTGCACTTGAGGGCAGGCAGCTGCAGCCTATGATCGTGGAACGCTCCGCAAAGGCGTAG
- the dapG gene encoding aspartate kinase, with protein sequence MRIMVQKFGGTSLSTVQAREHVLRHVKRELEAGYGLVVVVSAMGRRGEPYATDTLLDWAAQNGNGLSPREKDLLLCCGEIISATTLSSLLENEGIANTVLTGAQAGFVTDDNFGNARILDVRPVRVLELLEKGQVVIVTGFQGQTEQGDFTTLGRGGSDTSATALGAALHAEIVDIYTDVNGILTADPRIVEDARPLTIVSYAEICNMAHHGAKVIHPRAVEIAMQAQIPVRVRSTFADTEGTLVTHPEGFQDVQTGVVDRYVTGIAYVSNVTQITVDVPSDANRLQLKVFKTMADNAISVDFINVTPTGVVYTVFDSDSEKAIRVLQEIGLKPQSLSGCAKVSVIGGGINGVPGIMARIVESLTLADIQILQSADSNTTIWVLVKKEDMVQALRALHASFELHL encoded by the coding sequence ATGCGCATCATGGTACAAAAATTCGGCGGCACGTCGCTTTCGACCGTTCAGGCAAGAGAGCACGTGCTCCGTCATGTTAAACGTGAGCTTGAGGCAGGTTACGGCCTTGTTGTGGTCGTCTCTGCGATGGGGCGCCGTGGGGAGCCCTATGCGACGGACACATTGCTCGACTGGGCAGCCCAGAATGGAAACGGACTATCCCCGCGCGAGAAGGATTTACTGCTGTGCTGCGGTGAAATTATATCGGCAACCACGCTGAGCAGCTTGCTCGAGAATGAAGGAATTGCAAATACGGTGCTGACGGGTGCGCAGGCTGGTTTCGTGACGGACGACAATTTCGGGAATGCCCGGATTTTGGATGTCCGTCCTGTTCGTGTACTGGAACTGCTCGAAAAAGGGCAGGTCGTCATCGTTACCGGATTTCAGGGCCAGACCGAGCAAGGGGACTTTACCACGCTTGGACGCGGAGGAAGCGATACCTCTGCAACGGCATTGGGGGCAGCCCTTCATGCCGAGATCGTGGATATTTACACCGATGTTAATGGCATTTTGACCGCAGACCCCCGCATCGTGGAAGATGCACGCCCGCTTACGATCGTAAGTTATGCCGAAATTTGCAACATGGCGCATCACGGAGCCAAAGTCATCCATCCGCGGGCGGTCGAAATTGCAATGCAAGCCCAGATCCCCGTAAGGGTCCGTTCTACCTTTGCGGATACTGAAGGCACGCTTGTGACGCATCCGGAAGGGTTTCAGGACGTGCAAACAGGCGTAGTGGACCGGTACGTTACCGGGATTGCCTACGTAAGCAACGTAACGCAAATTACCGTGGACGTGCCTAGCGACGCCAATCGCCTTCAGCTGAAAGTGTTCAAAACGATGGCAGACAACGCCATCAGCGTTGATTTCATCAATGTTACCCCAACAGGCGTGGTCTATACGGTATTTGACAGCGACTCCGAGAAAGCGATTCGCGTGCTCCAAGAGATCGGACTGAAACCCCAAAGCTTGTCAGGGTGTGCCAAAGTGTCCGTCATCGGCGGCGGCATTAACGGCGTGCCTGGCATTATGGCAAGAATCGTGGAATCCCTGACGCTGGCGGATATTCAAATTCTGCAATCGGCGGATTCGAACACCACCATTTGGGTGCTTGTCAAAAAAGAAGACATGGTCCAGGCTCTGCGGGCGCTGCATGCTTCGTTCGAGCTCCATTTGTAA
- the dapA gene encoding 4-hydroxy-tetrahydrodipicolinate synthase, whose translation MDFGRLITAMVTPFNEQGEIHWEETARLIDYLIKEQKSDALVISGTTGESPTLSDEEKVQLFEFAVKHAAGRCKIIAGTGSNNTSHSIHLTKEAERVGVDGVLLVVPYYNKPSQEGMYRHFEAIAKSTALPVMLYNVPSRTVAGLSAATTLRLAQISNIVATKECASLEHVTLIAAGAPEHFRVYTGDDASGLPAMSVGAHGIVSVASHVVGFKMKRMIEAFVQGLPQEAAQLHQEMFPIFKGLFECPQPLPNPVAVKYALTLQGLNVGSVRLPLVPPTEQEEQFIRGLFG comes from the coding sequence TTGGACTTTGGAAGATTGATTACAGCAATGGTAACTCCGTTCAACGAGCAAGGAGAAATTCATTGGGAGGAAACGGCGCGGCTGATCGACTATCTGATCAAGGAGCAAAAGTCCGATGCGCTGGTCATATCCGGGACGACGGGAGAATCTCCCACACTAAGTGATGAAGAGAAGGTACAATTGTTCGAATTTGCGGTGAAGCATGCGGCAGGACGATGCAAAATCATCGCAGGTACGGGCAGCAACAATACTTCGCACTCCATCCATCTGACCAAGGAAGCGGAACGTGTCGGGGTTGACGGTGTGCTTCTCGTGGTTCCGTATTACAACAAACCGAGTCAGGAAGGCATGTACAGACACTTCGAAGCCATTGCCAAATCGACTGCTTTGCCCGTTATGTTGTATAACGTGCCTAGTCGTACGGTGGCGGGGTTGTCGGCGGCAACGACACTGCGTCTTGCCCAAATTTCCAACATCGTGGCAACCAAGGAATGTGCTTCACTGGAACATGTCACGTTGATAGCTGCCGGCGCGCCTGAACATTTCAGGGTGTACACCGGAGACGACGCGTCCGGGCTGCCGGCCATGTCCGTTGGCGCACACGGGATCGTCAGCGTAGCAAGCCACGTGGTCGGTTTCAAAATGAAACGTATGATCGAAGCGTTTGTCCAAGGATTGCCGCAAGAAGCGGCGCAGCTGCATCAGGAAATGTTCCCCATTTTCAAGGGGCTGTTCGAATGTCCTCAGCCGCTGCCGAATCCGGTGGCCGTCAAATATGCGCTGACTCTGCAAGGGTTGAACGTAGGGTCGGTACGGTTGCCGCTAGTGCCTCCAACGGAGCAGGAGGAGCAATTTATTCGCGGCCTATTCGGGTGA
- a CDS encoding ribonuclease J: MSKKNNNDKLMIFALGGVGEIGKNMYVVQYANDIVVVDAGLKFPEEDMLGIDIVIPDISYLTENRDKVRGIILTHGHEDHIGGLPYVLKHLNVPVYGTKLTLGLVENKLKEANLLGETKRILINVDSELQLGNTLRATFFATNHSIPDSVGVCIDTPEGAVVHTGDFKFDHTPVNGQYADLQRMAQIGANGVLALLSDSTNAEKPGFTPSEKNVGIVLEDIFRKATQRVVVATFASNVHRIQQVINAAVVTGRKVAVIGRSMVNVVGIASELGYLEIPDGMIIEPEEVGKMAADRVVILCTGSQGEPMSALTRMARSTHRKVDILPGDTVIIAATPVPGNEKYVGRTIDELFRLGAHVFYSGANSGVHVSGHGSQEELKLMLNLMKPKFFIPIHGEFRMQRRHAVLAESVGIDPDNIFITDIGEVVEIQGGAARKAGKVTSGNVLIDGLGVGDVGNIVLRDRKLLSQDGILVVVVTLSKQDGKIVSGPDIISRGFVYVRESEGLLDEANRIVSSTLQKLMSENVNEWASLKTNVKDALGRFLYEQTRRRPMILPIIMEV; the protein is encoded by the coding sequence TTGTCTAAAAAAAATAATAACGATAAACTGATGATTTTTGCACTGGGCGGCGTAGGTGAGATTGGTAAGAACATGTATGTTGTCCAATACGCGAACGATATTGTCGTCGTAGACGCCGGACTCAAGTTTCCGGAAGAAGACATGTTGGGCATCGACATTGTCATTCCTGACATTTCTTACTTGACTGAAAATCGCGATAAAGTAAGAGGCATCATTTTGACCCACGGACACGAAGACCACATCGGCGGTCTGCCATACGTTCTGAAACATCTCAACGTTCCGGTATACGGAACAAAATTGACGCTTGGACTTGTCGAGAACAAGTTGAAAGAAGCGAATCTGCTCGGCGAAACGAAGCGAATTCTGATCAACGTGGATTCCGAACTTCAACTGGGCAATACGCTGAGAGCTACGTTTTTTGCTACTAACCATAGTATTCCGGACTCGGTCGGGGTATGTATCGATACACCGGAAGGTGCAGTGGTTCATACGGGTGACTTCAAGTTTGACCATACACCAGTCAATGGTCAATATGCAGATCTCCAGCGTATGGCTCAAATCGGTGCCAATGGTGTACTCGCTCTTTTGTCCGACAGCACCAATGCAGAGAAGCCAGGATTTACGCCTTCGGAGAAAAACGTGGGCATCGTTTTGGAGGACATTTTCCGCAAAGCGACACAGCGTGTCGTTGTAGCAACCTTTGCATCGAACGTGCATCGGATTCAGCAAGTGATTAACGCTGCCGTGGTAACTGGGCGCAAAGTGGCTGTCATTGGACGCAGCATGGTCAACGTGGTGGGCATCGCTTCCGAATTGGGATATCTCGAAATTCCGGATGGCATGATCATCGAGCCGGAAGAAGTAGGTAAGATGGCAGCGGATCGCGTCGTTATCCTGTGCACGGGAAGTCAGGGCGAACCGATGTCCGCTTTAACTCGCATGGCTCGCTCAACCCACCGCAAAGTGGATATTCTGCCTGGAGATACCGTAATCATTGCGGCGACTCCGGTACCGGGCAATGAAAAGTATGTTGGCCGCACGATTGACGAGCTGTTCCGTCTCGGCGCGCACGTGTTCTACAGCGGTGCAAACAGCGGCGTACACGTGTCCGGCCACGGCAGCCAGGAAGAACTGAAACTGATGCTGAATCTGATGAAGCCGAAATTTTTCATCCCGATTCACGGCGAATTCCGCATGCAGCGTCGCCACGCGGTTCTGGCGGAATCGGTCGGGATCGATCCGGACAACATCTTTATTACGGATATCGGTGAAGTCGTGGAAATTCAGGGCGGCGCAGCGCGCAAAGCGGGCAAAGTCACTTCAGGCAACGTGTTGATCGACGGCCTGGGTGTTGGCGATGTCGGCAATATCGTACTGCGTGATCGCAAATTGTTGTCCCAAGACGGCATTCTGGTCGTCGTGGTTACGCTCAGCAAACAGGATGGCAAAATCGTGTCCGGCCCGGATATTATCTCGCGTGGTTTCGTGTACGTGCGCGAATCCGAAGGATTGCTCGATGAGGCCAACCGCATCGTAAGCAGCACGCTGCAGAAGCTGATGAGCGAAAATGTAAACGAGTGGGCTTCGCTCAAAACGAACGTAAAAGATGCGCTGGGACGTTTCCTCTACGAGCAAACCCGTCGCAGACCGATGATCCTGCCGATCATCATGGAAGTATAA
- a CDS encoding ATP-dependent Clp protease proteolytic subunit: protein MLSKSEQPGEHPGQEEKGMAPVTENIQQFGQTQSPAGESNIYCMTIIGQVEGHLILPPQNKTTKYEHIIPQLVAAEQNAKIEGILIILNTVGGDVEAGLAIAEMIASLSKPTVTVVIGGGHSIGVPIAVASSYSLIAGSATMTIHPIRMNGLVIGVPQTFEYMEKMQERVVRFVTTHSNISEKVFKELMFKTGELNRDIGTAVGSSDAVKYGLMDAVGGIGQAIAKLNQLMGERKQEIQAGGYTQ, encoded by the coding sequence ATGTTATCGAAATCCGAACAACCGGGAGAACATCCCGGGCAGGAAGAAAAGGGAATGGCTCCGGTTACGGAAAATATTCAGCAATTCGGACAAACCCAATCTCCTGCGGGCGAATCCAACATTTATTGCATGACGATCATCGGTCAGGTAGAGGGGCACTTGATTTTGCCGCCCCAGAATAAAACGACAAAGTACGAGCATATCATTCCGCAGTTGGTTGCGGCCGAGCAGAACGCCAAAATCGAGGGAATTCTTATCATTTTGAACACCGTGGGTGGCGATGTCGAGGCTGGACTGGCCATTGCCGAAATGATCGCTTCCTTGAGCAAACCAACCGTTACCGTGGTTATCGGGGGCGGGCACAGCATCGGGGTACCGATTGCCGTAGCTTCTTCGTATTCGCTCATTGCCGGCAGCGCAACGATGACCATTCATCCGATTCGCATGAACGGCCTGGTGATTGGAGTTCCGCAAACCTTTGAGTACATGGAAAAAATGCAGGAACGCGTCGTGCGCTTCGTGACCACTCATTCCAACATCTCCGAGAAAGTGTTCAAGGAGCTTATGTTCAAGACCGGAGAGTTGAACCGGGATATCGGTACGGCAGTCGGCAGTTCGGATGCCGTCAAATACGGGTTGATGGACGCAGTGGGCGGCATCGGTCAAGCCATCGCCAAACTGAATCAGTTGATGGGAGAGCGAAAACAGGAAATTCAGGCAGGAGGGTACACTCAATGA
- a CDS encoding YlzJ-like family protein, whose amino-acid sequence MTLYTVMPPEQIWSGMWKEDEGTQDVKINGILMQVRPTSGNEAVIVRLLDCPLEAYLEPGHLPGSVIRIPHVGGTA is encoded by the coding sequence ATGACGTTGTATACGGTTATGCCTCCCGAGCAAATTTGGTCAGGGATGTGGAAAGAAGACGAAGGGACGCAGGATGTCAAAATTAACGGGATACTGATGCAAGTCAGGCCCACTTCAGGAAACGAGGCAGTCATCGTCAGGCTGCTTGATTGCCCTTTGGAAGCGTATCTGGAGCCTGGCCATTTGCCAGGATCGGTTATTCGCATTCCGCATGTTGGAGGAACGGCATAA